One window of Medicago truncatula cultivar Jemalong A17 chromosome 2, MtrunA17r5.0-ANR, whole genome shotgun sequence genomic DNA carries:
- the LOC25487683 gene encoding early nodulin-like protein 2: MATMKFTFLFFVSMMILSSSLSSAYKFHVGGKHGWAVKPSAGYSHWAEKNRFQVNDTLYFKYNKGSDSVLVVNKQDFDSCNTKNPILKLDDGDSTFKFDKSGPFFFISGIVENCQKGEKLIVVVLSPNHHYTPPSPTTVAPAPSHSAENAPSPSATGDTPPTTSPIDENSPAPSPAHSGSDRFRGSVGVGVALVLASFVF, translated from the exons ATGGCAACGATGAAGTTcactttccttttctttgtGTCAATGATGATTCTCAGCTCATCATTGTCATCTGCTTACAAATTTCATGTGGGCGGCAAACATGGCTGGGCAGTGAAACCCTCAGCTGGTTACAGTCATTGGGCTGAGAAAAATAGGTTTCAAGTAAACGATACACTTT ATTTCAAGTATAATAAAGGATCCGATTCAGTATTGGTGGTTAACAAACAAGACTTTGATTCATGCAACACCAAAAATCCAATTCTTAAGTTGGACGATGGAGATTCAACCTTTAAATTTGACAAGTCAGGTCCCTTTTTCTTCATCAGTGGAATCGTTGAGAATTGCCAAAAGGGTGAAAAGTTGATCGTTGTTGTTTTGTCACCAAACCACCATTACACTCCACCATCACCTACTACAGTTGCACCAGCACCATCTCATTCGGCAGAGAATGCCCCTTCACCAAGTGCTACTGGTGATACTCCTCCGACTACATCTCCTATCGACGAGAATTCTCCTGCACCATCTCCTGCTCATTCGGGATCTGATAGGTTTAGAGGCTCTGTTGGTGTTGGGGTTGCTTTGGTCTTAGCCTCCTTTGTTTTTTAG
- the LOC25487685 gene encoding putative E3 ubiquitin-protein ligase RING1a, with protein MPAQKRSLPESMEDEEETSQLLQQSRHVKHHREPHFIDQLEQEEDEEDDDDDQQEQDEEEEEQGEEEEDDEEEAEEDDDEDDDEEGQHHDDEKEKSQDSDESSDSEEKPEYVYVELSDIRKDVQCPICLGIIKKTRTVMECLHRFCRECIDKSMRLGNNECPACRTHCASRRSLRDDPNYDALIATLYPNIEKYEEEELEFREEEKNRNKQIQASIAKVFKRQSEALSKKRKDTPSSSSFVTRSQRNQRNLQSRRQNQASDIQGSEENEENGNNERDSSSGDEGGTELRQRKRKRWTRVRSSQPSSSMASPDGGSIESDLDINRENRGTSRLVTKARKLTWGRGGFRSNTRYGSGGGSNGKSSRSGRMSRLVDYLKNLNENTDEFDVHLMFVSLDKETTQRLEKLHLCCRPNVSVKNLYEYIASQTPLTVEEVEILAVKGCSSANCDKSADEDSVLDFDELSSLVIDPQKDELEILQAHETVAEIRSKSIFKRGHLILAYKRKV; from the exons ATGCCAGCCCAGAAGCGTTCCTTACCCGAGTCAatggaagatgaagaagaaacttCGCAGCTTCTTCAACAATCTCGCCATGTCAAGCATCACCGCGAACCACACTTCATCGACCAACTCGAacaagaggaagatgaagaagacgACGATGATGATCAACAAGAGCAAgatgaggaagaagaggagcaaggagaagaagaggaagatgatgaagaagaagctgaagaagatgatgatgaagatgacgATGAAGAAGGGCAGCACCATGACgatgaaaaggaaaaatcaCAAG attctgatgaatcCTCTGACTCTGAAGAAAAACCTGA ATATGTGTACGTTGAACTTTCGGATATTCGTAAAGATGTCCAATGTCCAATTTGCCTTG GTATTATTAAGAAGACAAGAACTGTTATGGAATGCTTGCACCGCTTTTGCAGGGAATGCATTGACAAATCAATGCGACTGGG GAACAATGAATGCCCTGCTTGCCGCACACACTGTGCTAGCCGTCGCTCCTTGAGAGATGATCCAAATTATGATGCCCTTATTGCTACTCTATATCCAAATATTGAGAAGTATGAGGAAGAG GAGCTTGAATTTCGTGAAGAGGAGAAGAACCGAAATAAGCAG ATTCAAGCTTCAATAGCAAAAGTTTTTAAACGGCAATCTGAAGCACTAAGCAAGAAACGTAAAGATACACCAAGTTCAAGTTCATTTGTGACAAGATCACAGCGTAATCAAAGAAACCTTCAGTCTAGGAGACAAAACCAAGCTAGTGATATTCAAGGATCTGAAGAAAATGAGGAAAATGGAAATAATGAAAGAGACTCATCTTCCGGTGATGAGGGGGGTACAGAACTCCGACAGAGAAAACGAAAGAGATGGACCAGAGTTCGCTCCTCTCAGCCCTCATCGTCAATGGCAAGTCCTGATGGTGGAAGCATAGAAAGTGATCTggatataaatagagaaaatcGAGGAACTTCTAGGCTGGTGACAAAAGCTAGAAAGCTTACTTGGGGAAGGGGTGGTTTTCGGAGTAACACAAGATATGGCAGTGGTGGTGGTAGCAACGGCAAGAGTTCCCGTAGTGGTCGAATGTCTAGGTTGGTTGATTATCTCAAAAACTTGAATGAGAACACTGATGAG TTTGATGTTCATCTCATGTTTGTTTCTCTGGACAAAGAAACTACACAAAGGTTGGAGAAGCTTCATCTGTGTTGTCGACCAAATGTGTCTGTCAAGAACCTTTATGAA TATATTGCTAGTCAGACTCCTTTGAcagttgaagaagttgagatACTGGCAGTTAAAGGATGCAGCAGTGCAAATTGTGACAAGTCAGCTGATGAGGATTCAGTCCTGGATTTTGATGAGCTATCATCGTTGGTTATAGATCCACAAAAAGATGAACTGGAAATTTTGCAAGCTCATGAAACTGTGGCAGAGATTAGATCCAAAAGCATATTTAAAAGGGGCCATTTG ATTCTGGCATACAAGAGGAAGGTCTGA
- the LOC25487687 gene encoding zinc finger CCCH domain-containing protein 61 has product MTTICAEQHQQHKFHSSYQPLSPKKSLRDIDIPPRKLLTRRNTTAAVDIFSDDTILQKFLPHNDSDSDSDDPYSSDHFRMYEFKVRRCTRSRSHDWTDCPFAHPGEKARRRDPRRFHYSGTVCPEYRRGGCNRGDTCEFAHGVFECWLHPARYRTEACKDGKNCKRKVCFFAHTPRQLRILPVTSSSNEHFSCNKKNNKLLNNHVASKSNNCCLFCHCGGNGNGNGNGANNSPTSTLFGMSHFSSPPASPPMSPMKPRNGVSSLSRYGSSINSNNLRYRDMLIDLLGSFEGMNFNDGSSSASSSSPVSVSAAKALQIQNMGYLESLDVPEEQNQQQFIVSPSSSFDHQQHFNILSQSIHQNLTPSFNDVDNNIINNNMNMFLGNNDNLNKVVGGGDVNGLSCPAPDLGWVNELLM; this is encoded by the coding sequence ATGACTACTATTTGTGCtgaacaacaccaacaacacaAGTTTCATTCTTCCTACCAACCTCTCTCTCCCAAAAAATCCCTTAGAGACATTGACATCCCTCCAAGAAAGCTCCTCACCCGCCGCAACACCACCGCTGCCGTCGACATCTTCTCCGACGACACCATCCTCCAAAAATTCCTCCCACACAATGACTCTGACTCAGACTCCGACGATCCTTACTCTTCCGACCATTTTCGCATGTATGAATTCAAAGTCCGCCGCTGCACTCGTAGCCGGAGCCACGACTGGACTGACTGTCCATTCGCTCACCCCGGTGAGAAAGCTCGCCGCCGTGATCCACGGCGGTTTCATTACTCAGGGACAGTTTGCCCTGAGTATCGCCGCGGTGGCTGTAACCGCGGTGATACTTGTGAATTCGCTCATGGCGTTTTTGAATGCTGGCTTCATCCTGCTAGATACAGAACTGAAGCATGCAAAGATGGTAAAAACTGTAAGAGAAAAGTTTGTTTCTTTGCACACACTCCTCGTCAATTAAGAATCCTTCCAGTTACATCATCTTCAAATGAACATTTTTCATGcaacaagaaaaataacaagCTTTTGAATAACCATGTTgcttcaaaatcaaacaattgttgtttgttttgtcaCTGTGGTGGTAATGGTAACGGTAATGGTAATGGTGCTAATAATTCTCCAACTTCAACACTTTTTGGTATGTCTCATTTTTCTTCACCTCCGGCATCACCACCTATGTCTCCGATGAAGCCACGAAACGGTGTTTCATCGCTTTCACGCTACGGTTCTTCAATTAATAGTAACAATCTTCGTTATAGAGACATGCTTATTGATCTTTTGGGTTCTTTTGAAGGGATGAATTTCAATGACGGTtcatcttctgcttcttcttcttcacctgTTTCTGTTTCTGCTGCTAAAGCACTTCAGATACAAAACATGGGTTATCTTGAATCTCTTGATGTTCCAGAGGAACAGAATCAGCAACAGTTTATTgtttcaccttcttcttcatttgatcatcaacaacatttcAATATTCTTTCACAATCCATTCATCAGAATTTGACACCAAGTTTCAATGATGTTGACAATAACATCATTAACAACAATATGAACATGTTTTTGGGAAATAACGACAACCTTAATAAggttgttggtggtggtgacGTCAATGGTTTGTCTTGTCCTGCCCCTGATCTCGGATGGGTTAATGAACTGCTGATGTAG